One region of Glycine max cultivar Williams 82 chromosome 9, Glycine_max_v4.0, whole genome shotgun sequence genomic DNA includes:
- the LOC100787677 gene encoding mitogen-activated protein kinase 9 isoform X3 — translation MLPPSRREFRDVYVVFELMESDLHQVIKSNDDLTPEHYQFFLYQLLRGLKFIHTANVFHRDLKPKNILANANCKLKICDFGLARVSFNEAPSAIFWTDYVATRWYRAPELCGSFFSKYTPAIDIWSIGCIFAEMLSGKPLFPGKNVVHQLDLITDLLGTPPAETISRIRNEKARRYLASMQKKQPIPFSKKFPNADPLGLNLLERLLAFDPKDRPAAEEALRDPYFHGLSNVDREPSSTQPISKLEFEFERRKLAKDDVRELIYREILEYHPQMLEEYLRGGEQTSFMYPSGVDRFKRQFAHLEEHYGKGERSTPLLRQHASLPRERVPAPKDENNQNNDVENPTGANHQSPPGSDVTNSGNPDAQNEPSRPNCSARSLLKSASISGSKCIDVKQSKVSEEEPLTGVNDELDELTQKVASLHA, via the exons ATGCTTCCTCCCTCACGACGAGAGTTCAGGGATGTCTATGTTGTGTTTGAGTTGATGGAGTCTGACCTTCATCAAGTAATTAAGTCAAATGATGATCTTACCCCCGAGCACTACCAATTTTTCTTGTACCAACTTCTTCGAGGCCTCAAATTTATACATACAG CAAATGTGTTTCATCGTGACTTGAAGCCAAAAAATATTCTAGCTAATGCTAATTGCAAACTAAAAATATGTGATTTCGGACTTGCTCGAGTTTCATTTAATGAGGCCCCATCTGCTATATTCTGGACC GACTATGTTGCAACTCGGTGGTATCGTGCACCTGAACTTTGTGGTTCTTTTTTCTCAAAA TATACGCCTGCAATTGATATTTGGAGCATTGGATGCATATTTGCAGAAATGCTCAGTGGGAAGCCATTGTTTCCTGGAAAAAATGTAGTGCACCAATTGGATCTCATAACTGACCTTCTTGGTACTCCTCCTGCTGAAACCATTTCTAGG ATTCGGAATGAGAAGGCTAGAAGATACCTTGCTAGCATGCAGAAAAAGCAACCTATTCCATTCTCCAAAAAATTTCCAAATGCAGATCCATTGGGTCTTAATTTGCTGGAGCGATTACTTGCATTTGATCCTAAAGATCGTCCAGCAGCTGAAGAG GCACTAAGAGATCCTTATTTCCATGGTTTGTCAAATGTGGACCGTGAACCGTCGTCCACTCAGCCCATTTCAAagcttgaatttgagtttgAGAGGAGAAAGTTGGCCAAAGATGATGTTAGAGAGTTGATTTATCGAGAG ATTTTAGAGTATCATCCTCAGATGCTCGAAGAATATCTTCGTGGTGGAGAACAAACAAGCTTCATGTATCCAAG TGGGGTTGACCGGTTCAAGCGACAGTTTGCACATCTTGAGGAGCATTATGGCAAAGGTGAACGAAGCACTCCATTGTTGAGGCAACACGCCTCCTTACCTAG AGAGCGAGTTCCTGCTCCCAAGGatgaaaataatcaaaacaatGATGTTGAAAATCCAACTGGAGCAAATCATCAGAGTCCTCCAGGGTCTGATGTGACAAATTCTGGAAATCCAGATGCACAAAATGAACCCTCCAGGCCAAACTGCAGCGCACGTAGCCTGTTGAAGAGTGCCAGCATTAGTGGTTCAAAGTGTATAGATGTGAAACAAAGTAAAGTTTCAGAG GAGGAGCCACTTACAGGGGTCAACGATGAGCTGGATGAGTTGACACAGAAGGTTGCTTCCCTCCATGCTTAG
- the LOC100810504 gene encoding protein C2-DOMAIN ABA-RELATED 4 isoform X2, with product MEESDSTPKSLMENLLGLLRVRVKRGVNLAVRDVRSSDPYVVIKMYNQTVYDHDTFSKDDKMGDAEFDIFPFIEALKMNLTGLPNGTVVTRIQPSKHNCLADESCITYSNGKVVQDMILRLQNVECGEVEIQLQWIDLPGSKGL from the exons atggaGGAATCAGATTCAACACCAAAGTCTCTGATGGAGAATCTGCTTGGCCTTTTGAGGGTTCGCGTGAAGCGTGGTGTCAACCTTGCCGTTCGTGATGTTCGAAGCAGCGACCCTTATGTTGTCATCAAGATGTACAACCag ACTGTGTATGACCATGACACTTTTAGCAAAGATGACAAAATGGGAGATGCAGAATTTGACATCTTTCCCTTTATAGAGGCCTTGAAGATGAACTTAACTGGCCTTCCAAATGGTACTGTAGTCACAAGAATACAACCAAGCAAGCATAATTGCCTGGCAGACGAGAGCTGCATAACTTATAGCAATGGCAAGGTTGTCCAAGATATGATCCTTAGATTGCAAAATGTGGAGTGTGGTGAAGTGGAAATCCAATTGCAGTGGATTGATCTTCCTGGTTCTAAGGGTTTATGA
- the LOC100787677 gene encoding mitogen-activated protein kinase 9 isoform X2: protein MGAPVVEFFTEYGEASRFEIHEVIGKGSYGVVCSAVDTQTREKVAIKKINDVFEHVSDATRILREIKLLRLLQHPDIVEIKHIMLPPSRREFRDVYVVFELMESDLHQVIKSNDDLTPEHYQFFLYQLLRGLKFIHTANVFHRDLKPKNILANANCKLKICDFGLARVSFNEAPSAIFWTDYVATRWYRAPELCGSFFSKYTPAIDIWSIGCIFAEMLSGKPLFPGKNVVHQLDLITDLLGTPPAETISRIRNEKARRYLASMQKKQPIPFSKKFPNADPLGLNLLERLLAFDPKDRPAAEEALRDPYFHGLSNVDREPSSTQPISKLEFEFERRKLAKDDVRELIYREILEYHPQMLEEYLRGGEQTSFMYPSGVDRFKRQFAHLEEHYGKGERSTPLLRQHASLPRERVPAPKDENNQNNDVENPTGANHQSPPGSDVTNSGNPDAQNEPSRPNCSARSLLKSASISGSKCIDVKQSKVSEEEPLTGVNDELDELTQKVASLHA from the exons ATG GGTGCACCGGTGGTAGAGTTTTTTACTGAGTATGGAGAGGCAAGTAGGTTTGAAATCCACGAAGTGATTGGAAAAGGGAGCTACGGTGTTGTGTGTTCTGCTGTTGACACTCAAACTAGGGAAAAAGTTGCAATTAAGAAAATCAATGATGTTTTTGAGCATGTGTCAGATGCCACACGGATCCTAAGAGAAATTAAACTCCTTCGTTTGCTCCAACATCCTGATATAGTTGAAATTAAGCATATAATGCTTCCTCCCTCACGACGAGAGTTCAGGGATGTCTATGTTGTGTTTGAGTTGATGGAGTCTGACCTTCATCAAGTAATTAAGTCAAATGATGATCTTACCCCCGAGCACTACCAATTTTTCTTGTACCAACTTCTTCGAGGCCTCAAATTTATACATACAG CAAATGTGTTTCATCGTGACTTGAAGCCAAAAAATATTCTAGCTAATGCTAATTGCAAACTAAAAATATGTGATTTCGGACTTGCTCGAGTTTCATTTAATGAGGCCCCATCTGCTATATTCTGGACC GACTATGTTGCAACTCGGTGGTATCGTGCACCTGAACTTTGTGGTTCTTTTTTCTCAAAA TATACGCCTGCAATTGATATTTGGAGCATTGGATGCATATTTGCAGAAATGCTCAGTGGGAAGCCATTGTTTCCTGGAAAAAATGTAGTGCACCAATTGGATCTCATAACTGACCTTCTTGGTACTCCTCCTGCTGAAACCATTTCTAGG ATTCGGAATGAGAAGGCTAGAAGATACCTTGCTAGCATGCAGAAAAAGCAACCTATTCCATTCTCCAAAAAATTTCCAAATGCAGATCCATTGGGTCTTAATTTGCTGGAGCGATTACTTGCATTTGATCCTAAAGATCGTCCAGCAGCTGAAGAG GCACTAAGAGATCCTTATTTCCATGGTTTGTCAAATGTGGACCGTGAACCGTCGTCCACTCAGCCCATTTCAAagcttgaatttgagtttgAGAGGAGAAAGTTGGCCAAAGATGATGTTAGAGAGTTGATTTATCGAGAG ATTTTAGAGTATCATCCTCAGATGCTCGAAGAATATCTTCGTGGTGGAGAACAAACAAGCTTCATGTATCCAAG TGGGGTTGACCGGTTCAAGCGACAGTTTGCACATCTTGAGGAGCATTATGGCAAAGGTGAACGAAGCACTCCATTGTTGAGGCAACACGCCTCCTTACCTAG AGAGCGAGTTCCTGCTCCCAAGGatgaaaataatcaaaacaatGATGTTGAAAATCCAACTGGAGCAAATCATCAGAGTCCTCCAGGGTCTGATGTGACAAATTCTGGAAATCCAGATGCACAAAATGAACCCTCCAGGCCAAACTGCAGCGCACGTAGCCTGTTGAAGAGTGCCAGCATTAGTGGTTCAAAGTGTATAGATGTGAAACAAAGTAAAGTTTCAGAG GAGGAGCCACTTACAGGGGTCAACGATGAGCTGGATGAGTTGACACAGAAGGTTGCTTCCCTCCATGCTTAG
- the LOC100810504 gene encoding protein C2-DOMAIN ABA-RELATED 4 isoform X1: MEESDSTPKSLMENLLGLLRVRVKRGVNLAVRDVRSSDPYVVIKMYNQKLKTRVIKKDVNPEWNEDLTLSVINPNHKIKLTVYDHDTFSKDDKMGDAEFDIFPFIEALKMNLTGLPNGTVVTRIQPSKHNCLADESCITYSNGKVVQDMILRLQNVECGEVEIQLQWIDLPGSKGL, from the exons atggaGGAATCAGATTCAACACCAAAGTCTCTGATGGAGAATCTGCTTGGCCTTTTGAGGGTTCGCGTGAAGCGTGGTGTCAACCTTGCCGTTCGTGATGTTCGAAGCAGCGACCCTTATGTTGTCATCAAGATGTACAACCag aaacTAAAGACTCGTGTGATTAAAAAGGATGTGAATCCTGAGTGGAATGAAGACCTTACTCTTTCTGTTATAAATCCGAATCACAAAATTAAACTG ACTGTGTATGACCATGACACTTTTAGCAAAGATGACAAAATGGGAGATGCAGAATTTGACATCTTTCCCTTTATAGAGGCCTTGAAGATGAACTTAACTGGCCTTCCAAATGGTACTGTAGTCACAAGAATACAACCAAGCAAGCATAATTGCCTGGCAGACGAGAGCTGCATAACTTATAGCAATGGCAAGGTTGTCCAAGATATGATCCTTAGATTGCAAAATGTGGAGTGTGGTGAAGTGGAAATCCAATTGCAGTGGATTGATCTTCCTGGTTCTAAGGGTTTATGA
- the LOC100787677 gene encoding mitogen-activated protein kinase 9 isoform X1 has product MDRNKKGAPVVEFFTEYGEASRFEIHEVIGKGSYGVVCSAVDTQTREKVAIKKINDVFEHVSDATRILREIKLLRLLQHPDIVEIKHIMLPPSRREFRDVYVVFELMESDLHQVIKSNDDLTPEHYQFFLYQLLRGLKFIHTANVFHRDLKPKNILANANCKLKICDFGLARVSFNEAPSAIFWTDYVATRWYRAPELCGSFFSKYTPAIDIWSIGCIFAEMLSGKPLFPGKNVVHQLDLITDLLGTPPAETISRIRNEKARRYLASMQKKQPIPFSKKFPNADPLGLNLLERLLAFDPKDRPAAEEALRDPYFHGLSNVDREPSSTQPISKLEFEFERRKLAKDDVRELIYREILEYHPQMLEEYLRGGEQTSFMYPSGVDRFKRQFAHLEEHYGKGERSTPLLRQHASLPRERVPAPKDENNQNNDVENPTGANHQSPPGSDVTNSGNPDAQNEPSRPNCSARSLLKSASISGSKCIDVKQSKVSEEEPLTGVNDELDELTQKVASLHA; this is encoded by the exons ATGGATCGTAACAAAAAG GGTGCACCGGTGGTAGAGTTTTTTACTGAGTATGGAGAGGCAAGTAGGTTTGAAATCCACGAAGTGATTGGAAAAGGGAGCTACGGTGTTGTGTGTTCTGCTGTTGACACTCAAACTAGGGAAAAAGTTGCAATTAAGAAAATCAATGATGTTTTTGAGCATGTGTCAGATGCCACACGGATCCTAAGAGAAATTAAACTCCTTCGTTTGCTCCAACATCCTGATATAGTTGAAATTAAGCATATAATGCTTCCTCCCTCACGACGAGAGTTCAGGGATGTCTATGTTGTGTTTGAGTTGATGGAGTCTGACCTTCATCAAGTAATTAAGTCAAATGATGATCTTACCCCCGAGCACTACCAATTTTTCTTGTACCAACTTCTTCGAGGCCTCAAATTTATACATACAG CAAATGTGTTTCATCGTGACTTGAAGCCAAAAAATATTCTAGCTAATGCTAATTGCAAACTAAAAATATGTGATTTCGGACTTGCTCGAGTTTCATTTAATGAGGCCCCATCTGCTATATTCTGGACC GACTATGTTGCAACTCGGTGGTATCGTGCACCTGAACTTTGTGGTTCTTTTTTCTCAAAA TATACGCCTGCAATTGATATTTGGAGCATTGGATGCATATTTGCAGAAATGCTCAGTGGGAAGCCATTGTTTCCTGGAAAAAATGTAGTGCACCAATTGGATCTCATAACTGACCTTCTTGGTACTCCTCCTGCTGAAACCATTTCTAGG ATTCGGAATGAGAAGGCTAGAAGATACCTTGCTAGCATGCAGAAAAAGCAACCTATTCCATTCTCCAAAAAATTTCCAAATGCAGATCCATTGGGTCTTAATTTGCTGGAGCGATTACTTGCATTTGATCCTAAAGATCGTCCAGCAGCTGAAGAG GCACTAAGAGATCCTTATTTCCATGGTTTGTCAAATGTGGACCGTGAACCGTCGTCCACTCAGCCCATTTCAAagcttgaatttgagtttgAGAGGAGAAAGTTGGCCAAAGATGATGTTAGAGAGTTGATTTATCGAGAG ATTTTAGAGTATCATCCTCAGATGCTCGAAGAATATCTTCGTGGTGGAGAACAAACAAGCTTCATGTATCCAAG TGGGGTTGACCGGTTCAAGCGACAGTTTGCACATCTTGAGGAGCATTATGGCAAAGGTGAACGAAGCACTCCATTGTTGAGGCAACACGCCTCCTTACCTAG AGAGCGAGTTCCTGCTCCCAAGGatgaaaataatcaaaacaatGATGTTGAAAATCCAACTGGAGCAAATCATCAGAGTCCTCCAGGGTCTGATGTGACAAATTCTGGAAATCCAGATGCACAAAATGAACCCTCCAGGCCAAACTGCAGCGCACGTAGCCTGTTGAAGAGTGCCAGCATTAGTGGTTCAAAGTGTATAGATGTGAAACAAAGTAAAGTTTCAGAG GAGGAGCCACTTACAGGGGTCAACGATGAGCTGGATGAGTTGACACAGAAGGTTGCTTCCCTCCATGCTTAG
- the LOC100811037 gene encoding zinc finger protein VAR3, chloroplastic produces the protein MSSASKLTLYGIGTALFRTRRTAPVSVTPFLFFKPIPLPRPPRFLLLRDSSSSSAAAAEILPSVDHPWPEWVSFVDRLSTKGYLPKPSSSSDDTVSLYTNMNSLKDACLSFSRDRYDLFKLLPTHDIQAVVEGGCPNLLRKAVNSAKRLRAHLQLDEGDVCGACNLRSSCDRAYVILKDFETDARTIDIVRILLFYALDPLVLSGGDKPPGREVIESSARKLLSQLIELSESPAPAPASARSKPTAQDAVGEGQSLSVTTNQLFKDAEMKKGDWMCPKCNFMNFSRNTQCLNCNEDRHKDINPSTVQMKPGDWTCPECNFLNFARNTRCLKCKTAGPTKEANTNEVERKKGDWTCPQCGFMNYARNTKCLRCPETRPKKHPGDWNCPGCGFMNFGSKMKCLHCQEPNPSSKKYNGDWSCPKCDFYNYARNMACLKCNTERPKEQPTVDYDGHEWRRSN, from the exons ATGTCATCAGCTTCTAAGCTCACACTGTACGGAATCGGAACCGCACTGTTCCGCACCCGTCGAACTGCACCTGTAAGTGTAactccctttctcttcttcaaaCCCATTCCCTTACCTCGGCCGCCGCGCTTCCTCCTCCTCCGCgattcctcttcctcctccgcCGCCGCCGCAGAAATCCTACCCTCCGTTGACCACCCCTGGCCGGAATGGGTCTCCTTCGTCGACCGCTTGAGCACCAAAGGCTACCTCCCCAAACCCTCCTCTTCTTCCGATGACACCGTAAGCCTTTACACCAACATGAACTCTCTCAAGGACGCTTGTCTCAGCTTCTCGCGTGACCGTTACGACCTTTTCAA GTTGCTGCCTACGCACGATATCCAAGCAGTAGTTGAGGGTGGGTGCCCTAATCTTCTCCGTAAAGCTGTTAATTCGGCCAAGAGGCTGAGAGCACACCTGCAATTAGATGAAGGGGAT GTTTGTGGTGCTTGCAATCTACGAAGCTCTTGTGATAGAGCTTATGTGATTCTAAAGGATTTTGAAACTGATGCTCGAACTATTGATATAGTTCGAATACTTTTGTTCTACGCACTAGATCCACTAGTGCTTTCTGGTGGAGACAAACCACCGGGCCGAGAAGTTATTGAATCATCCGCCAGAAAACTTCTCTCTCAGCTAATTGAGTTGAGTGAGTCCCCTGCTCCAGCCCCTGCTTCTGCTCGTTCAAAGCCTACTGCACAGGATGCTGTGGGAGAAGGCCAATCTCTAAGTGTTACGACTAATCAATTGTTTAAAGATGCTGAGATGAAGAAAGGTGACTGGATGTGTCCAAA ATGCAATTTCATGAACTTTTCTAGAAATACGCAATGCCTGAATTGTAACGAAGACAGGCATAAGGATATTAACCCATCTACTGTTCAAATGAAGCCAGGAGATTGGACCTGTCCTGA atgcaattttttaaattttgccaGAAACACACGATGTCTAAAATGCAAAACAGCGGGGCCGACGAAGGAAGCCAATACTAAtgaagttgaaaggaaaaaaggagATTGGACTTGCCCACA ATGTGGGTTCATGAATTATGCTAGGAACACGAAATGTTTGCGTTGTCCTGAGACAAGGCCTAAGAAACATCCTGGTGACTGGAATTGTCCCGG GTGTGGGTTCATGAATTTTGGTAGTAAAATGAAGTGCTTGCACTGTCAAGAGCCAAACCCAAGTTCCAAGAAATATAACGGGGATTGGAGTTGTCCCAA ATGTGATTTCTACAATTATGCAAGAAATATGGCTTGCCTGAAGTGCAATACTGAACGCCCTAAAGAACAACCAACCGTTGACTATGATGGCCATGAATGGAGACGatcaaattga
- the IQD32 gene encoding protein IQ-DOMAIN 1 gives MGVSGKWIKALVARKKSEKPESLEKDGNKVKASKLHHQGKPAVEFDNGNLPNEFDNDATQPIGDDSGHTNIDAHYSPSTSQQAHDVAHNHQMREEWAAIRIQTAFRGFLARRALRALKGVVRLQALVRGYAVRKQAAITLRCMQALVRVQARVRARHVRIALETQATQQKLKQKLANKVQVRETEEGWCDSIGSIEEIQAKILKRQEAAAKRGRAMAYALAHQWQAGSRQQPVSSGFEPDKSNWGWNWLERWMAVRPWENRFVDINLRDGVIIHENGAKGGQNGTTHQSRPANKKPLSSNPHLYPVSLRTGSILSDGCDSSPTLSKSAGLPESSDTQPVKPNSKANVENSVEETYSKPGIESRSHSNPKERTSQADKQAKKRLSLPNNGGGPGSQTAKHPIGTSVKGTLSTQKPSRDKRKLNRGKDVNISKSVP, from the exons ATGGGTGTCTCAGGGAAGTGGATCAAGGCATTGGTGGCTCGAAAGAAATCAGAAAAGCCAGAGTCATTAGAGAAGGATGGAAAT AAGGTTAAGGCTAGCAAGTTACACCATCAGGGAAAGCCTGCTGTCGAGTTTGATAATGGTAATCTTCCAAACGAATTTGATAATGATGCTACTCAACCTATCGGAGATGACAGTGGTCATACAAACATTGATGCCCATTATTCACCTTCTACTTCACAACAAGCACATGATGTTGCACATAATCATCAAATGAGGGAGGAATGGGCTGCAATACGCATTCAAACAGCATTTCGAGGATTTCTG GCCAGAAGAGCACTACGAGCTTTGAAAGGAGTGGTAAGGCTTCAGGCCCTTGTAAGAGGCTATGCAGTGAGAAAACAAGCTGCAATAACACTCCGTTGTATGCAAGCTTTGGTGAGGGTTCAGGCTCGTGTTCGGGCAAGGCATGTTCGCATCGCATTGGAAACTCAAGCAACACAACAGAAACTTAAGCAAAAGCTTGCAAACAAAGTTCAAGTTCGAGAAACAGAA GAAGGATGGTGTGATAGCATAGGATCTATTGAAGAAATTCAAGCTAAAATATTGAAGAGACAGGAGGCTGCAGCAAAACGGGGGAGAGCCATGGCTTATGCTCTAGCTCATCAG TGGCAGGCAGGATCAAGACAGCAGCCTGTTTCCTCTGGATTTGAACCAGATAAAAGTAACTGGGGTTGGAATTGGTTGGAAAGATGGATGGCTGTCCGTCCTTGGGAGAATCGCTTTGTTGACATTAATCTGAGGGATGGAGTAATAATACATGAAAATGGGGCTAAGGGTGGTCAAAATGGAACAACACATCAATCAAGACCTGCTAACAAGAAACCATTGTCATCAAACCCTCATCTGTACCCTGTAAGTCTGAGAACTGGTTCCATTCTTTCTGATGGCTGTGATTCTTCACCTACACTTAGTAAGTCAGCAGGTTTGCCAGAATCATCAGACACACAGCCTGTTAAGCCAAATTCTAAGGCAAATGTTGAAAATTCTGTTGAAGAAACATATTCAAAACCTGGAATTGAGTCAAGATCTCATTCAAATCCAAAGGAGAGAACATCTCAGGCAGATAAGCAGGCAAAAAAGCGATTATCTCTGCCTAACAATG GGGGTGGTCCTGGATCTCAAACTGCCAAACATCCTATTGGAACTAGTGTGAAAGGGACGCTAAGCACGCAAAAACCTAGCAGGGATAAGCGTAAGCTCAATAGAGGAAAGGATGTGAATATTTCAAAATCAGTTCCATAG
- the LOC100811576 gene encoding prostaglandin E synthase 2: MRRVPSILFRTLAAPRAATSFAVPNRLLQAALYGSATAASRSHRRRFSSLLGPFAAASLGVAGALISQEVLAKEPPPPEALPNDVVLYQFEACPFCNKVKAFLDYYDIPYKVVEVNPLSKKEIKWSEYQKVPILMVDGEQLNDSSVIIDKLGHKILSKIIVDSTSEDEETKWRRWVDNHLVHVLSPNIYRNTSEALESFEYITSNGNFSYLEKFSVKYVGAAAMYFVSKKLKKKYNITDERAALYEAAETWVDALDGREFLGGSKPNLADLAVFGVLKPIRYLRSGKDMVEHTRIGEWYARMESAVGEPSRIKA, encoded by the exons ATGAGAAGGGTACCTTCCATTCTCTTCAGAACCCTTGCCGCCCCTCGCGCCGCCACCTCTTTCGCCGTCCCCAACCGCCTTCTTCAGGCCGCGCTCTACGGCAGCGCCACCGCCGCCTCCCGTTCTCACCGCCGCCGCTTCTCCTCGCTCCTAGGTCCCTTCGCCGCCGCGTCCCTCGGGGTCGCCGGGGCTCTGATCTCTCAGGAAGTCCTCGCCAAGGAGCCCCCGCCGCCCGAGGCTCTCCCGAACGACGTCGTTCTCTACCAGTTCGAGGCTTGCCCTTTCTGCAACAAAGTCAAag CATTTTTGGACTACTACGATATACCTTACAAAGTTGTGGAGGTCAACCCTCTCAGTAAGAAAGAAATCAAATGGTCTGAGTATCAGAAGGTGCCAATACTGATGGTAGATGGCGAGCAGCTAAATGATTCATCAG TTATAATTGATAAGCTGGGACATAAGATTCTGTCAAAGATAATTGTAGATTCAACTTCTGAGGATGAAGAGACAAAATGGCGGCG GTGGGTTGATAATCATTTGGTACATGTTCTGTCACCAAATATATATCGAAATACATCTGAAGCACTTGAATCCTTTGAGTATATTACGAGCAATG gcaATTTCAGCTATCTTGAAAAATTTTCAGTGAAGTATGTTGGAGCTGCAGCAATGTATTTTGTGTCTAAGAAactgaagaaaaaatataacattactGATGAACGTGCTGCTCTTTATGAGGCAGCAGAAACATGGGTAGATGCTCTGGATGGCCGGGAGTTCCTTG GAGGGTCTAAGCCTAACTTAGCTGACCTGGCTGTCTTCGGGGTTTTAAAGCCGATCCGCTATTTGAGGTCTGGCAAGGATATGGTGGAGCATACACGTATTGGCGAGTGGTATGCAAGAATGGAGAGTGCTGTGGGAGAGCCTTCCAGGATTAAAGCCTAA